A window from Pseudomonas sp. MRSN 12121 encodes these proteins:
- a CDS encoding PA3496 family putative envelope integrity protein produces the protein MARPYEESSSAVKTRRQQEDQRRMEFRRAIEHRSELRRLQQEINDYPELDAVNYWQAASVASRQNVQPTR, from the coding sequence ATGGCCCGGCCTTACGAAGAGAGCAGCAGCGCAGTCAAGACCCGTCGTCAGCAGGAAGACCAACGCCGCATGGAATTTCGTCGTGCGATCGAACACCGTTCCGAGCTGCGTCGCCTGCAACAGGAAATCAACGACTACCCCGAGCTGGATGCCGTCAATTACTGGCAGGCTGCTTCGGTGGCTTCCCGTCAAAACGTTCAACCAACCCGCTGA